One window of the Cryptomeria japonica chromosome 7, Sugi_1.0, whole genome shotgun sequence genome contains the following:
- the LOC131074290 gene encoding probable L-gulonolactone oxidase 6, with product MNFFPFLLLLLNVNSNGVCCSPPAPPVKCGTAGCTVSNAYGIFPDRSTCRAAAAVFPSSEEELVVAVAAGSRNKQKMRVVTRWSHSIPKLVCPGGEEGLIISTQELKRVVSVDEESMRMSVESGAALWDIISAAAEYKLALPHTPYWKGLTIGGILCTGAHGSSVFGKGSAVHEYVVGMRLVVPLRGGNASVVTLNSSHADLDAAKVSLGLLGVISQVTLQLQPMFKRSITNVKKDETDLEQSIVEFGRTHEFGDVTWYPGQRKVIYRIDGRVPVNQFGDGVNDFIGFRQTLTAGLAITRSAEELQESTKDAKGKCMTARLQVGALQRIGSGFKNNDLGFYKYPIVGYHNKLQAAGSCLNSIEDLLLMACPWDPRIKGEFFHQTTMKISMTKISDFITDIKKLRDLNPSGLCGVELYNGILMRFVKASSAYLGANEDSVDLDFTYYRSKDPMVPRLNEDMLEEIEQMGLFKYGGTPHWGKNRNIAFQGVLNKYKKGGDFLKAVKKYDPDGLFSNEWTDGVMGIGKEEVVIDKDGCALEGLCLCAEDRHCAPLKGYFCRAGRVYIDARVCRYEG from the exons ATGAATTTCTtccccttcctcctcctcctcttaaATGTCAACAGCAATGGCGTATGCTGCAGCCCGCCTGCTCCCCCAGTCAAATGCGGCACCGCCGGTTGCACAGTGAGTAACGCCTACGGAATATTCCCCGACCGATCGACATGCAGAGCCGCAGCGGCTGTTTTTCCGTCGTCGGAAGAAGAGCTGGTGGTGGCGGTGGCGGCGGGCAGCCGAAACAAGCAGAAGATGCGGGTGGTCACGCGGTGGTCGCACTCCATTCCCAAATTGGTCTGCCCAGGCGGAGAAGAGGGGCTAATCATAAGCACCCAGGAGCTGAAACGCGTGGTTAGCGTAGACGAGGAGTCCATGAGAATGAGCGTGGAAAGCGGAGCGGCTTTGTGGGATATAATAAGCGCAGCCGCTGAATATAAGCTGGCGCTCCCACACACTCCGTATTGGAAGGGGCTTACAATAGGGGGGATCCTCTGTACGGGGGCTCATGGAAGCTCAGTCTTTGGGAAGGGAAGTGCTGTTCATGAGTATGTTGTGGGGATGAGATTGGTGGTCCCCCTGAGAGGAGGGAATGCAAGTGTCGTGACCCTCAATTCCTCTCATGCCGATCTCGATGCTGCCAAGGTTTCTCTTGGCCTTCTCGGAGTCATTTCTCAG GTAACACTACAGTTGCAGCCAATGTTCAAGAGGTCTATCACAAACGTGAAAAAGGATGAGACAGATTTAGAACAGAGCATAGTGGAATTTGGAAGAACACACGAATTCGGAGACGTGACATGGTATCCCGGACAGCGTAAGGTTATTTACAGAATAGATGGCAGAGTTCCTGTAAACCAATTTGGAGATGGAGTCAACGACTTTATTGGCTTTCGCCAAACCTTAACTGCAGGCTTGGCCATCACCCGTTCAGCAG AAGAGTTACAGGAATCTACAAAGGATGCTAAGGGAAAATGCATGACGGCCAGGCTTCAGGTAGGGGCTCTGCAGCGTATTGGTTCGGGCTTCAAGAACAACGATTTAGGGTTTTACAAATATCCCATTGTAGGCTACCATAACAAGCTGCAAGCAGCCGGGTCATGTCTCAACTCCATAGAAGATTTGCTGCTCATGGCTTGTCCATGGGATCCTCGCATTAAGGGAGAATTCTTCCACCAGACTACCATGAAAATCAGCATGACCAAGATTTCAGACTTCATTACTGACATTAAAAAGCTGAGAGACCTGAATCCCTCTGGTTTGTGTGGGGTGGAGCTCTACAATGGAATTCTCATGCGTTTTGTGAAGGCCTCTAGTGCTTATTTGGGAGCAAATGAGGATTCTGTTGACCTAGACTTCACATACTATCGATCTAAGGACCCTATGGTTCCTAGACTCAACGAGGACATGCTTGAAGAGATTGAGCAGATGGGTCTGTTTAAATATGGAGGCACTCCCCACTGGGGTAAGAACCGCAACATTGCTTTTCAGGGAGTATTGAACAAGTATAAGAAAGGTGGGGACTTTTTGAAAGCTGTGAAAAAGTATGACCCTGATGGATTGTTTTCCAATGAGTGGACTGATGGAGTGATGGGAATAGGAAAGGAAGAGGTAGTTATAGACAAGGACGGTTGTGCTTTGGAAGGTCTGTGTTTATGTGCAGAGGACAGGCACTGTGCTCCTCTTAAAGGTTATTTTTGTAGGGCAGGAAGAGTGTACATCGATGCTAGAGTTTGTAGATATGAAGGATAG